In the Sorghum bicolor cultivar BTx623 chromosome 4, Sorghum_bicolor_NCBIv3, whole genome shotgun sequence genome, AACTGACAGGGAGGAGACTGTATGTAAAGACATCCCACCCCCACCCCGCAAAGGAAATGTGTGCGCATCTGGTCGACTTGTTGCAATTAGAGACTATTAACAGCGTAGTTATCATAGCTCCAGGCTTACAAGGTTTGCAAAAAATAACTTGAGAACAAACTCGTATGCGCCAAACGTGTAGCAGAATACTCCTAGCTGAGATGCAATGCAACACTGCCCGCGTAGCCAGAGAACACAATGCGATGTCGGTGGCAGGCGAAGTTCAGAACAGAACTCTATATATGTTCAGTGAGCAATGAAAATCCATCACAAAGCGCTTTCAAAATCtcaacaaaagaagaagcagTAATGTTTTTGACGAAGTTTAGTAGCGGCACCTGAGGGAGTTTAAGCTATCCCGCGAGTTCAACAATTACATTTCACTGAAATTCCACGTCAAGAGCAATTATCCAGTAAATCCAATGCTCGCACTCTTGGCCAGGCCCAGGCCTAGCTACATCTCTTCTTTGGAACCAAATATTGAAATTGTTATGTGTTTTTTTTCCTCTTAGAAATTTCTGGAAATTGTGGCCGGTAAGGACATCAACGTTTTCGGGACTTATCCTTTTagtattagggccttgtttagtttgcaaaaaatttcaagattttccgtcacatcgaatcttgcggcatatgcatggagtattaaatttagatgaaaacaaaaactaattacacagtttgtttgtaaatcgcgaggactctaattagtctatgattggacaatatttgtcacaaacaaacgaaagtgctacagtgcccaaaatccaaaaattttgccaactaaacaaggcccagaagTAACAGGTTTATTGTAAACCAACCacccaaaaaaacaaaagagttgttAAGAGGGGAAATAGTTTGCGAGCCCATGCTCCACGAAACTTGGCTGCCTCGATTTCGTAGAAGCCCAGCTCGGCGAGATCTCGGGCTTCGGCCAGGGCGAACCCCGACCTGTACCCCGCCGGCGATTGCCGGCCTCCCCGGGCCAAATGCCAGCCCCTAAGCTCTCTTTGATGCGGTCTGAACAACTGCACCTCTGTAAGGGCCCAACAAGAGCCCTCTCTTTCTTTCTATGCTTTGTGCGCCGGCGCTGCACTTTTCTGTGCCGTGCAAGGGTAAACCCAACTAGGGCCACACCTTGCACAGGGTGGGCTGGCTTTGACATGGGCTCAAAGCAAACTCTCCCCTTCTAACAACTCTTTAGCCCTCCTAACCAAAGCTGGAGTAACAGGCACATGCTACGGTGCCCGGCTGGTGCGCGCGCTCAGGGCCGCCCTCTTTGAGCTGGTTGCCTCCGTGTTCGGTAAGCAGTACGGTGCTAATGCGGGGAGCAAACGCAAGGTGTTTGTTGCTTTGCTCTGCTTCGCTGCTTGCGTGCTCTTTTCCCTGCGCACGTGCAGGGTCCGTAGTGGCGCACCCTCCACTCCTCCGcatctcaggccttgtttagttcgcaaaaaattttaagatttttcgtcacatcaaatgtttggtcgtatgcatagagcattaaatataaataaaaataaaaactaattacacagtttatctgtaatttgtgagatgaatcttttaagcctagttacaccttgtttggacaatgtttgtcaaataaaaacgaaagtgctacactagCCAAAACCGAAAATTTTtacaaacaaggcctcattctCATGCCAGCCGCAGGAGCTCATGGCGATCAGGCTTGCGCGCGGCCCCGTCGAATGGCCTCACGTCGTCGGCGCCCGccgaagacgacgacgacgacgaaggcCGCGCGAGAGTAGTCTGACCTCCTCGGCGTCTTCTCTATGGCTCGGTGGCCGGCGTGCCTGGCGGCGATCTCTTGTTGTCCCTCTAAGCCTCAGGCGTGGTGAGTCTTGCAGAGGGCGCAAACACCACCGCGGGTAGAGCTAACGCCGGCCAGTGCGGCCGATTGAGGGGGCACGTCGGCGATGGGCAATGGCGCCCCCGTGCGGTCGTGCCTAGCGATCGCGGCAACAGCGCCAAGCCCAATCAGGTACCTAATCCACCCCTCCTGAGTCTTAATTTGAAGATTAGGGTTTCTAATTTGAGTGATATTTGGGGATTTCGTGAACTGGggtttctgattttttttttgaagaaaaaaaaagtgcttTCTCGAACTAGGGCGTCAGCAATTAGGGGGAAAACGTGAATTCGATCGTGACTTGCTAATTCTCCTACTTGTATTTGCTGCTGATCTGAAGCATTAGCCCTTAGTGTGCATGATCATGTTGTCCATGTTTGACAGGCCGAACCTAAATTGGTCTTAACAGAGGTTGTATTGGGTTTAGACTAATTATCCTGAAGCAATTCTGAGCCAAATTTGACAGCACAATTATTGTAGCATTAATATAAAACGTGACTATAACCAGGCCCAGTAAACAGTTTTTGGGTGAATTTGGGGATTCACCAGCCTGTAGGGTGAATTTGGACAATCGAAATGCAGCAAGATGCAGTGGAGGTCCACGCCCAGCAGACACAGAGCCGGCCCGGTGTTTATTATACTCTCTCGTCACGTGAACCCTGTCATCCTCTCTGCAGTAGACCATGTGCACACCAGTCCCGGCGTGGTGCGTGCTGCTCCTGCGCCCAACGCCAAAACGGATACGGCCGAGCCCACGGAAAATGCTACTACACTAGTTGTAGAGTCCTCCGGTCACTTTGCACTTTGCAgtcgatctcatcctcctccatTCCTCCTGCAGTCCTGCCTGCCATCGTCACCCTGCAGGCTCTTTCTTGATTCCAAGGTCAGCAACAACTTTTCTTGATTCCATCATGTCTCTTCTCCAATCGCTTTCAGTGAAAAGGATTTGACAGTTCCAGTTATAGCTTCAATGGGAGAGTAGTTATAGCTTCATACTGATTTTTGTGCCATTAAGCTATGTATGTGTGCGAGAAAAGTGGGGAATGGTGAGAAGGGGATTCGTATTTTTGTTTGGCTCGAATACAAAGTTACTGTGGTTTATAATGTCCTGCTTTCTGCAAGTTTTTCTCAGATCATGAAATTCAGAAAACTATGAAGCAGCTCGATCTGGTCAAGTAGCTTTCAGGTCTGGGAAAATCTTGGATCTGGGGCCCAAAACCTGTTCTTATGAACTCAGGTAACAATAGTACTTAAATCTGCAATGGGCAATCTTGTGCTTATGAACTCATCACCTGACGATTGATGCTACTTAAATCTGCAATGCTGCCGTTAGACTACACCACCACCAGCTGGCCGCCGCACCGCAAGAACCAAGCCTTGTCTCGGCCCAAGGCGATGCCGTCCAAGTGGGACGACGCGCAGAAATGGCTGGTGGGCATGTCGAACGGCGGCGGCCGCGCGGACGGAGGaacccacggcggcggcggcgccagggTGAAGCCCAGGAACTCGAACGCCGACGATCGGCGCCTCCTCGGCTCGTCCTCGCAGAACGGCCGTGTGTCCTGCAGCAGCGTGGACGGCGCCTTGGAGTACAACAGCATGGTGgtggccgcgcccgcgccctcgacgccgccgcggcagaccggcggcgagggcgacgacgacgacgtggaggagaCCAAGAAGATCGACTGCATGGTGCAGCAGCAGCATGGGCATGGGCATGGGCATGGCTCGCCGCACAAGGCGGTGGTGATGAGGTCCGTGTGCCTGCGGGACATGGGGACAGAGATGACCCCCATCGCCAGCAAGGAGCCGTCCAGGACGGCCACGCCGCTGCGTGCCTCCACGCCTGTTGCCCGGAGCCCAATATCATCGAGGTCGTCCACCCCAGCGAGAAGACGCCAGGAAGGGCCCGTGGGCGTGACCACCGCCGCCATTGTAGGGACGACGACCGAGCAGGTAGCGGCAGCAGGCGAGGTCGGCTGTGTCGGCGAGGAGCGCACCGTGGTTGGTCATGGTCATGCCCCCAGCGTGAACTCGCTGGAGTCCCGCGCGGCAGCCTGGGATGAGGCTGAACGGGCCAAGTTCATGGCGAGGTGAAAGAATTGTTACTCTTAATTACTATGCTTTGTTTATAAGttttttgtttgctttgtatcgGTAGCTCTGATTTTATTGTTTTCTCCACATCTGCCACTTACTAATTGCGATTCTTGCCTTGGGCTTGTTTCATCAGGTATAAACGTGAAGAGGTAAAGATACAGGCATGGGAGAACCATGAGAAGAGAAAAGCTGAGACGAAGATGAAGAAAATGCAGGTAATAATAAGCTTGTAAGATGCAACAGTTCACCTTTATTCATGGTTTTCAAGACTCTTTTAGCCGGTTGCTTACATCTAGTCTAGTTTCTCCTGACATGTCGAGCGTAAAAACTCTGTCTGCAGATGAAGGCCGATCAGATGAAATCACGGGCTCAAGAGAAGCTGTCCAGCCGGCTGGCGACGACGCATCGGATGGCCGAGGAGAAGCGGGCGAGCGCCGAGGCGAAGCTCAATGAGCGTGCGGCGAGGACATCGGAGAAGGCCAACTACATCAGGAGGACAGGGCACCTGCCGTCGTCCTTCAAGATCTCTTGCTTGTGCGGCTCAAGCTTTGAGTGAAGCCAGCATCAGTTGTGACACTCCgcctcttggtagtagcctCGTCATTTGTTCCTCTCACTGTTAAAGAACATCGAGCTGACGGCCGGCCATAGCCCAACGTCTAATTCGATCCATTACCATACATATTAAGGGGGAAAAAAGTCTCCGTTACCATGGTTGTCCGCGCAATTGTGCAACAGTGTTAATTGACCTGATCAGAATTGTTGCTAGAAGCATTCCATTATTAGCATTAGCAATCTGTGGACTATGTTTAATTATATTAGATCAGATATAATGTCCTGTGCATGGTACGGGCACACAAAATATAACCAAAGTACTAACAATTAGTCCAAATAATATTATGTTGAAGATGGTCACTACTTCAGCTTAATTTCTTCCTATTGAAAGAAATAAACATGGTGCTTCTCATTTCTTCCACCTGAAAGATGACAAGTATGGTGGTCCTTGTGATAATTTTTATTGAATTTGATGCAGTTGAGAATGAACAAAATacatgttaggccttgtttagttctaaattttttttgtaaagtggacactgtaacacttttgtttgtatttgataaatgttgtctaatcatggtctaattagacttaaaaaaatcatcttgtaaattatagaaaaaatgtacaattagttattattttttatctataagaTTCGATGACACGGAGattctgaattttttttaaaacttttttggaactaaacaaggccttaatcttCCTATAATTTAAATAATTATTCTATAGGGGCAGCAGCAACACAGGCTAAGGGCATCCCAGCGGGGAACGCAAATAGCTAGCTGATCTGTAGAATTAAAGcgattaaaaaataaaagtagGGTAAAAGTAAATGTCAGtgactgaaaaaaaaaatcgggAGTCGTGCTAGCTGAGAGCGCTTGCCATCTCGCTAGCTGCTTAAGTTTTATggtcctctttttttttgattGGCCAGATAAAACATCTAgctacagccattggaggcgccCTAATACCCCTGTGGTCTagcgaaaaagaaaacaaaactaCAATCTACATGCTTTCTCCATTCATAAAAGTGCACTCCTTTCACAGAAGTCAtttcaagtttaaccaaatctttttttttaaaaaaaaagtactAGCATTACAATACCAAATACTCCCTATGTCCCAAAAAGAGTGACTTTTTTACTTCTGGACATCATTTTGACCGTTCATTTTATTCAAAAGaatttataaattataaaataaataaatcattagtaaagtatctctattgataaaataattcttAACAAAAtttataatatttatgtaaaaaaattaaataagataatgatcaaataagatgtctaaaattataaaatgacattctttttgagacggagggagtaagtaTCAAGAGATTAATTATATAATAtgtttttataataaacttatttagagATGTAAATGTTGATACCTATTTTTACAAACTTCATCAAACTTAAAATTGGTCGATTTCTTAAAATGAGAAGTTATTTTAGAATAGAGAGAGTAGACCATGTGGTTGCATACGACCCTCATCATTAGACGTGATGAGTAATGACGCATTAACCGCAGGGCTCACCACTTTCTCTGCAGTGATTCTTCTATCTGACTATCTGTGCTTTCTCCAGAGTCATAACTTTTTCTGCCCAACCAGCGACGCCACTACAACTACAAGTGACACTCTGCAGAACCACCATCTCTCTTCTTAAATCCGAGTATGCACGGCTCTGCGGGGCTACAAGCCATGCATTGCGGTGCTCTTAGGGCCTCTCCAATGGGCGGCATGTCTAATCCAGTTCTATGCAAACAATGAAACAAGCATGTTCGGTCCGCCAAAATTCGTTCAGAACAAAACTCTATATGTTCAGCAAGCACGGAAATCCATCACAAAGTGCTTTCAAAATCTCAACAAAAGAAGAACCACTAAGGCACTAATGTTTTACCAAAGTTCAGTAGCGGCACCTGACGAGTGTAAGCTGTCCAGCCAGTTGAACAATTTCATTTCATTGAAACTCTATGTCAAGAGCAAGTTATATATAGcaccatttttttttcttctctcaaGAAGTCACACAGAAGGACTGATAAAAGGGTAATCAGTGTACCCAACAACGGGGTCAGGAGTGTAGAACGTGGACCTGTCGTACTTGTTCAAAGGTGCATTCAGCTCAAATCGCTTTGGCAAGTCTGGGTTCGCCAGAAACCATTTGCCGTATGCCACCAGGTCAGTGTAGCCTTCAGACACAGCTCTGTTGCCTTCTTCCCTGTTGTATCCTCCACCAACAATGGAAGTCCCAGAAAATGCCTTCCTGAAATGCAGCAGCTTGTGGGGGATCTGCACCTTACCATCCACTTTGACCACCTCCGGCTCAACCATGCTGCAGTAGAGGACGCCCAGCTTGTTCATGGCGTGGATCATGTACAAGCCAAGTGCGTCTGGGTCTGAGTCCCAGCAATCCAGGCAGTTGGAATATGGTGAGAGACGGACACCAACCTTGTCAGCTCCGACCTCATCGATGGCAGCTTGGATTACCTCTAGTGCAAAGCGGCATCGGTTTTCCATGCTTCCACCGTACTCATCAGTTCTGTCGTTGACACTGTCTTTCATGAACTGCTCGATGAGATAGCCAAATGCACAGTGGATTTCAACTCCGTCAAAGCCTATAATCGATTGATGTGGCCAAATCATTAACGAATGTGATGAATGATTTACTTGCTTTGATTAAAAGGGTAAATATCGGGTAGCTGAATGTGCAGTGGATTTGATGAAGGCGTAGGggttaacttttttttttacctGCTTCAATGCAGTTCCGAGCAGCAAGCCGAAAATCATTGACAATTTGGGGGATTTCATCTTCTCTAAGTCTCCTTGGGGCTGAGAATTCTTCCACGGTCCCATCATCAAGAACCTTAGGGGTGATCTGCTTGTCCGTACAAGAAATTGGTGCTTGTCCATTGGGTTGATAATCTGCAATGTATATTGTAAAATAGTTGTCAATGGAACCTCACAACTACATGAAATGCATCATTCAAGCAATTAGCAGCATGTGTGAACAATACGAAGAAGATAAGCTTGAGACAAGAAGATTGCAAATGTGGAGAGACAGTATCTCTTAATGttgctttctttttcttctttcttcccTTTTGGGCCTTGACGCCTTGTATTtgccagttttttttttgtacagACATTTGTTTCATTCAATTGAAAAGCAAAAAAGATATAGGTAGGGGACTCCCCTACTGATTCGGTCAAAATTAATGTATGTGGCTTCAGAAACAACCTCAGTTCTTACAGTTCAATAAAACGTGCTACTCTTACTCAAAAACCATCAACTGTGTTGGGCCTTTGACTCAGTAGTCATCATAAATAACTTTTGAGACTCCTAACAAAATGAATCAGCATAATCCACATCACAGTTGATGGTAGGCTGGATACAAAGTACTATAATATGATGACGTGCTCTGTAAGTTCACAATGAGTGCAATAATTTCTGTGGATCCACTACAAGCTTAAGTTGTTACAGTTCAACAAGACAtggtatttcttttttttttttttgaaaaactggcaggagctctgcctttcaatTAAGAGGGGAAAAAGAGTTGATTATGTACAAGCAAAACCAGGGTTTAACACGCCCTGGAGAGCAGGAAAAGAATAGGCTCTCTCCAAACACTAAACCCCCTCTAGCCGAATGCTCTCCTTCTTTGCTCAATGTCGTCTTTGAACCAGACACGGTACTCATACTAAAAAAATTGCTTCTGAACTCAGTAGCCAGGATAGTCAGATGCCTGACACAATGAATCAACATGACCTAGCAGCCTACTATCTTGCAACTGCTCTGCAAACAACTATACAAGCTCCAGCCTAGACATGACTACCATTCTGCCCTATTATGAAGGCATACCAAAGATTAAAGTTCTTAGAGAACAACTACTACTATGGTCCTATATGCATAATTCATTAGCAAACACATATTAACCTACAAGGTCATAGTAAATATCCTATCCTATATATGCATAATTCATTAGTAAACACATATTTACTTGCAGGGTGATTGTAAATACCCAGAACTTGAGAGGCGGAATTACCATAAGTTGAAGCCCTCCCTACGTGCCAGATTTGGCAGAAAAAAACTCCACCTTTCTGATGCACACCTTCGACGACTGGCTTCCAGGCTTCCACCTGGTCCTTGGTCCATATACCTGGAGTGCTGGGATACCCCTGGGCACTCTCCGAGACCCCAGTGGACTCACTGATCAGGAGGCCGCCTTCCGAAGCCCTCTGGGAGTAGTAGAGGGCGACATGCTCGCCAGGAAGGTTGTTGTAGCACCTTGACCTTGTGAGCGGTGCATGGACAACCCTGGCATAAAGAGGAGGAACAGCATATGTCTCATCAGGTCGAGACCGATTGTATACGCAGAAACCAATAACCTGACGTCAGGAGGTCCCTAGGCAGCAGTCATGCAGACTTTGGGGCAGGCAATTCATCGAGCACCTTGCGAGCGCTGGCCCTAGATGCTGGGACAAGAAGTGCACAGTACGAGTTCTCGTCTCGAAACTAAGTGCTCAGCCTAGATGATGGTCCAAGGGAGCACTGAACTCTTTTGCAAGGAGCAGTGGCATGAACAAACAGTGAAGGAATGAAGCGAAGCGATCCAATCGCCACTACAAAACCGAACCAAGGTGATACATGGACGGTGGACATCACATACGGACCTGTGGGAGAGGTGGAACCTCCCCATGGTGTAGGGCGTGAGGAGTGGGATTGCTTTTGCTTCCATGGACGATCCTGCTTTGTTCCTTGGCTTTGTTGttggtgatggtgatgatgttgATGCCTGATTACTGTGCGTCAGGGAGGAGAGCAGACTGGGGACGGTAAAGCCAGCTGCGAGGTAGTTCCCAGAAAACTGGCACGCGAGTGCAGCAACAGCATGGCATGTTGTGGGGGCATGACTTGCATTCACGTAAGGTACACCCGTTCCTTTGAGCTTATCTATCAAATCagtcattcaacaatgtttttctctcacaacaatgaATAAATAGTATTTTCAGTCATAACTTTTTAGACAAATAAATACCTGACACTGGGTGCTGTGGCTGTGTTAACTAGTCAAACATCCGTTTTGCTCAGGCTTGACCAGCAGCTATGGGTGCCCAAAGCAGAACATGCTGGGGGCGAGCAGCAACAGTCGATCATTCCCAAGCTCATGAGGTGTTGCTATTGCTACTTTGTGCAATAGAGTAACTTCTAACCGGACCTTAGTATCCAATCTTCGTTACACAAAACACAGTACACAGGGGAGTTTAGAATAATCAAATCAAGATTTTAGCCTTTTAGAAAAGTTCCAATTAAACATAGGGGAAATCAAATTATCTTCTTTCAAATCAAGAACAAGAATTGACTTCAAACCGAACATTAATGCATACCCGATTTTCCCAATCATAATTAAAACGAATGAAATGGTTTAGTATTTCAAGCTCGCAATATATTGCTACTTCGCTGTTTTTCTTCTAAAAGCATGCATCATTCGAACTGCTGCTGGCT is a window encoding:
- the LOC8068896 gene encoding uncharacterized protein At3g61260, with product MNSDYTTTSWPPHRKNQALSRPKAMPSKWDDAQKWLVGMSNGGGRADGGTHGGGGARVKPRNSNADDRRLLGSSSQNGRVSCSSVDGALEYNSMVVAAPAPSTPPRQTGGEGDDDDVEETKKIDCMVQQQHGHGHGHGSPHKAVVMRSVCLRDMGTEMTPIASKEPSRTATPLRASTPVARSPISSRSSTPARRRQEGPVGVTTAAIVGTTTEQVAAAGEVGCVGEERTVVGHGHAPSVNSLESRAAAWDEAERAKFMARYKREEVKIQAWENHEKRKAETKMKKMQMKADQMKSRAQEKLSSRLATTHRMAEEKRASAEAKLNERAARTSEKANYIRRTGHLPSSFKISCLCGSSFE
- the LOC8068897 gene encoding putative 12-oxophytodienoate reductase 8 isoform X2, whose product is MEAKAIPLLTPYTMGRFHLSHRVVHAPLTRSRCYNNLPGEHVALYYSQRASEGGLLISESTGVSESAQGYPSTPGIWTKDQVEAWKPVVEGVHQKGGVFFCQIWHVGRASTYDYQPNGQAPISCTDKQITPKVLDDGTVEEFSAPRRLREDEIPQIVNDFRLAARNCIEAGFDGVEIHCAFGYLIEQFMKDSVNDRTDEYGGSMENRCRFALEVIQAAIDEVGADKVGVRLSPYSNCLDCWDSDPDALGLYMIHAMNKLGVLYCSMVEPEVVKVDGKVQIPHKLLHFRKAFSGTSIVGGGYNREEGNRAVSEGYTDLVAYGKWFLANPDLPKRFELNAPLNKYDRSTFYTPDPVVGYTDYPFISPSV
- the LOC8068897 gene encoding putative 12-oxophytodienoate reductase 8 isoform X1 yields the protein MTDLIDKLKGTGVPYVNASHAPTTCHAVAALACQFSGNYLAAGFTVPSLLSSLTHSNQASTSSPSPTTKPRNKAGSSMEAKAIPLLTPYTMGRFHLSHRVVHAPLTRSRCYNNLPGEHVALYYSQRASEGGLLISESTGVSESAQGYPSTPGIWTKDQVEAWKPVVEGVHQKGGVFFCQIWHVGRASTYDYQPNGQAPISCTDKQITPKVLDDGTVEEFSAPRRLREDEIPQIVNDFRLAARNCIEAGFDGVEIHCAFGYLIEQFMKDSVNDRTDEYGGSMENRCRFALEVIQAAIDEVGADKVGVRLSPYSNCLDCWDSDPDALGLYMIHAMNKLGVLYCSMVEPEVVKVDGKVQIPHKLLHFRKAFSGTSIVGGGYNREEGNRAVSEGYTDLVAYGKWFLANPDLPKRFELNAPLNKYDRSTFYTPDPVVGYTDYPFISPSV